The Pantoea phytobeneficialis genome has a segment encoding these proteins:
- the lgt gene encoding prolipoprotein diacylglyceryl transferase: MTNGYIAFPQFDPVIFSVGPISLHWYGLMYLVGFVFAMWLAVRRANKPGSGWKKEEVENLLYAGFLGVFLGGRIGYVLFYNLPLFLENPLYLFKVWDGGMSFHGGLIGVIVVMLVFARRTKRTFFQVSDFIAPLIPFGLGAGRLGNFINGELWGRVAPDFKFAMLFPGSRSEDVALAATNPQYQSLLNTYGVLPRHPSQLYELMLEGVVLFIILNLFIRKPRPMGSVSGLFLIGYGAFRIIVEFFRQPDAQLGLFDGGISMGQILSTPMILAGVIMMVWAYRRRPQQQPREVK; this comes from the coding sequence ATGACTAACGGCTATATCGCTTTTCCCCAATTTGACCCGGTGATTTTCTCCGTCGGTCCGATTTCGCTCCACTGGTACGGTTTAATGTATCTGGTGGGTTTTGTGTTCGCTATGTGGCTGGCGGTGCGTCGCGCTAACAAGCCTGGTAGCGGCTGGAAGAAAGAGGAAGTGGAGAACCTGCTGTACGCCGGTTTCCTTGGCGTTTTCCTCGGCGGGCGAATTGGTTATGTGCTGTTCTATAACCTGCCGCTGTTCCTTGAGAATCCGCTCTATCTGTTTAAAGTCTGGGATGGCGGCATGTCATTCCACGGTGGCTTGATTGGTGTGATCGTGGTGATGCTGGTGTTTGCCCGTCGTACCAAACGTACCTTCTTCCAGGTTTCTGATTTTATTGCGCCGCTGATCCCGTTTGGTCTGGGTGCGGGCCGTCTCGGTAACTTTATCAACGGTGAGCTGTGGGGCCGTGTGGCACCTGATTTTAAATTCGCCATGCTGTTCCCCGGTTCGCGCAGCGAGGATGTGGCATTGGCTGCCACTAACCCGCAGTATCAGTCATTGCTGAACACCTACGGCGTGTTGCCGCGTCATCCGTCGCAGCTGTATGAATTGATGCTGGAAGGTGTGGTGCTGTTTATCATCCTCAATCTGTTTATTCGCAAGCCGCGCCCGATGGGTAGCGTCTCCGGCCTGTTCCTGATTGGTTACGGTGCGTTCCGTATTATCGTTGAATTCTTCCGCCAGCCGGATGCCCAGTTGGGTCTGTTCGACGGTGGTATCAGCATGGGGCAGATTCTCTCTACTCCGATGATTCTGGCCGGTGTGATTATGATGGTTTGGGCGTATCGTCGTCGCCCGCAGCAACAACCCCGCGAGGTAAAATGA
- a CDS encoding prepilin peptidase-dependent protein, whose product MRINQAGFSLLEMLMAMAVGAVLMVSAGRFLPLLLAENLRLLQRVQLQQELQQITQTLQKALRRAGYCNGECSGPPLTIRENGSCVLLRWDENSNGRWEGVGHSDSDFYGYRLRSGQLEMQRGVDDCNGNGWERLTDPEFLAVEQFRVEREARRLMVQLTGKVAEQSLTQESWVTGENL is encoded by the coding sequence ATGCGAATAAACCAGGCCGGTTTTAGCTTGTTGGAAATGTTGATGGCAATGGCGGTAGGGGCGGTGTTGATGGTAAGTGCCGGGCGTTTTTTACCGCTGTTGCTGGCAGAAAACCTGCGTTTACTACAGCGTGTACAACTGCAACAGGAACTACAGCAAATCACGCAAACGCTACAAAAAGCGTTGCGGCGAGCGGGTTATTGCAATGGGGAATGCAGTGGCCCGCCACTGACCATCCGGGAAAACGGCAGTTGTGTCTTGTTGCGCTGGGATGAAAACAGCAATGGCCGCTGGGAAGGCGTTGGCCATAGCGACAGTGATTTTTATGGTTACCGATTACGCAGTGGTCAGCTTGAAATGCAGCGTGGCGTGGATGACTGCAATGGCAATGGCTGGGAACGTTTGACCGACCCTGAGTTTCTTGCGGTGGAACAGTTCAGAGTTGAGCGGGAGGCAAGGCGCCTGATGGTGCAGCTGACGGGCAAGGTGGCTGAACAATCACTTACGCAGGAGAGCTGGGTAACGGGGGAGAACCTGTGA
- a CDS encoding prepilin-type N-terminal cleavage/methylation domain-containing protein, with protein MTTARWPTPHYARQQQGFSLAETLVAMLLLAMSISALLHYHRALTLSFSQQWQQRQAWRVAGQALLGHDVPGWQIQRQQQLQPGGCVLERATVRGPQQRTASLARLDCTSP; from the coding sequence TTGACTACTGCCCGCTGGCCGACGCCGCATTATGCCAGGCAGCAACAGGGATTTAGTCTGGCGGAAACGCTGGTCGCGATGCTGTTGCTGGCGATGAGCATCAGCGCGTTGCTGCATTATCATCGGGCATTAACGTTGAGCTTTAGCCAACAATGGCAACAACGTCAGGCATGGCGGGTGGCGGGGCAGGCGTTGCTTGGACACGATGTACCCGGCTGGCAGATTCAGCGTCAGCAGCAACTTCAGCCGGGAGGCTGTGTACTGGAACGCGCAACCGTCCGTGGTCCACAGCAGCGCACTGCGTCACTGGCAAGGTTGGATTGCACATCTCCCTGA
- the thyA gene encoding thymidylate synthase, with translation MKQYLDLMQHVLNEGAEKADRTGTGTLSIFGHQMRFNLQDGFPLVTTKKCHLRSIIHELLWFLQGDTNIGYLKDNKVTIWDEWADENGDLGPVYGKQWRSWGSANGEQIDQISRVIEQLKRDPDSRRIIVSAWNVGELDQMALAPCHAFFQFYVANGKLSCQLYQRSCDIFLGLPFNIASYALLVHMVAQQCDLEVGDFVWTGGDTHLYSNHLEQARLQLTREPRPLPKLIIKRKPASIFDYQFEDFEIEGYDPHPAIKAPVAI, from the coding sequence ATGAAACAGTATCTGGATTTGATGCAACATGTGCTGAATGAAGGCGCAGAAAAGGCCGACCGTACCGGTACCGGCACGCTTTCCATTTTTGGCCACCAGATGCGTTTCAATTTGCAGGATGGTTTCCCGCTGGTCACCACCAAGAAGTGTCATCTGCGCTCGATCATTCATGAGCTGCTGTGGTTTCTGCAAGGTGATACCAACATTGGTTATCTGAAGGATAACAAGGTCACCATCTGGGATGAGTGGGCGGATGAGAACGGCGATCTTGGTCCGGTGTATGGTAAGCAGTGGCGCAGCTGGGGCAGCGCCAATGGCGAACAAATCGACCAGATTAGCCGGGTGATTGAGCAGTTGAAACGTGACCCGGATTCGCGCCGAATCATTGTTTCGGCATGGAACGTAGGTGAACTGGACCAGATGGCGCTGGCACCTTGCCACGCATTTTTCCAGTTCTACGTAGCGAACGGCAAGCTCTCTTGCCAGCTTTATCAGCGTTCGTGCGATATCTTCCTTGGTCTGCCATTCAACATCGCCAGCTACGCGTTGCTGGTGCATATGGTGGCGCAGCAGTGTGACCTGGAAGTGGGTGATTTTGTCTGGACCGGTGGCGATACCCATTTGTACAGCAACCATCTGGAGCAGGCGCGCCTGCAACTGACCCGTGAACCGCGCCCTCTGCCGAAGCTGATCATCAAACGTAAACCTGCCTCTATCTTTGACTATCAGTTCGAAGATTTCGAGATTGAAGGTTACGATCCCCATCCGGCCATCAAAGCGCCGGTCGCGATCTAA
- a CDS encoding prepilin-type N-terminal cleavage/methylation domain-containing protein yields the protein MNRNDENGFTLPELLVVMVIAGVLSLGAMQGWQRWQQQQQLRESVLQLQGFLLRLRAWASWQNAEASLWLQPGNTGCIGSGPRPLDGCQSTSRWIFVPPHAGVKLVSIIGEPGFYGRRDVARAGSIDVESSAGRWRVIISARARIRACQPGEKGCE from the coding sequence ATGAACAGAAACGATGAAAACGGCTTTACCTTGCCGGAACTGTTGGTGGTGATGGTGATTGCGGGCGTGCTGAGTCTGGGCGCGATGCAGGGATGGCAACGCTGGCAACAACAGCAACAACTTCGGGAAAGCGTGCTGCAACTCCAGGGCTTTTTATTACGGCTGCGTGCCTGGGCCAGTTGGCAAAATGCCGAGGCCAGCCTGTGGCTGCAACCAGGGAATACGGGCTGTATCGGCAGCGGTCCGCGTCCGTTGGACGGTTGTCAGTCAACATCTCGTTGGATATTTGTCCCACCACATGCCGGTGTGAAGCTGGTCAGCATCATCGGTGAGCCAGGATTCTATGGCCGCCGCGATGTAGCACGGGCTGGCAGTATTGATGTTGAAAGCAGCGCCGGCCGCTGGCGGGTGATCATTTCAGCGCGAGCACGTATTCGCGCCTGCCAGCCGGGAGAGAAGGGATGCGAATAA
- a CDS encoding DUF2509 family protein, which translates to MNQAGNSTLGMVLMVLLMGGLTLQATRTRLAQDMVLVADEQHYHQDFWQAAGALQWGTVQHWPHSQGWQCQDWAAEKWRSCLLRMEGDNGLLQGHGTERELALWHWVSIQGNQLKPRAQGWIDYCPLADAALCQAATGI; encoded by the coding sequence GTGAATCAGGCTGGAAACAGTACGCTGGGAATGGTGCTGATGGTGTTGCTAATGGGGGGCCTGACCTTACAGGCTACACGTACCCGGCTGGCACAGGACATGGTGCTGGTTGCGGATGAACAACACTATCATCAGGATTTCTGGCAGGCAGCGGGCGCATTGCAATGGGGGACAGTGCAACACTGGCCGCACAGCCAGGGCTGGCAATGTCAGGATTGGGCAGCCGAAAAGTGGCGCAGTTGTCTGCTACGGATGGAGGGTGACAATGGTTTATTGCAGGGACATGGAACGGAACGGGAGCTGGCACTGTGGCATTGGGTGTCAATTCAGGGGAATCAGCTCAAACCACGGGCGCAGGGCTGGATTGACTACTGCCCGCTGGCCGACGCCGCATTATGCCAGGCAGCAACAGGGATTTAG
- the recC gene encoding exodeoxyribonuclease V subunit gamma — MFRVYHSNQLDLLKDLAVTLIKSEPLTDPLAAEQVLVQSPGMAQWLQMELASSFGIAANIDFPLPASFIWNMFVQVLPDIPQESAFTKASMSWKLMHRLPALLEQEAFLPLRHYLNDDDDKRKLYQLSARVADLFDQYLVYRSDWLNSWERGELIEGLGDSQQWQAALWRDLVSFTESLGQPLWHRANLYARFIRTLEQADSPPPGLPQRVFICGISALPPVYLQALEALGRHIDIHLLFTNPCRHYWGDIQDYAFLAKLQSRQRRRLHSNEQQSLFRDPALASSLFNDAGEQQLTNPLLASWGKLGRDNLFLLSQMDAATNDIDAFVDIPTDTLLHALQADLLDLEDNAVIGVNAGELANSQGKRLLDPQDHSLTIQVCHSAQREVEILQDHLLALMEADPNLKPRDIIVMVADIDSYAPFIQAVFASAPSSRYLPFAISDRRASQAHPAILALLSLLALPESRFASEEVLALLEVPALAQRFSVDESGLRLLRRWVMESGIRWGLDDASVEALALPVTGQHTWRFGLQRMLLGYALESRNGDWQGILPYDESTGLIAELAGHLAELLAKLDDWRTRLAQERTLNDWLPLCREMIESFFSGDSESEVALMLVETQWKQIIEQGMQASYQQAIPVTLLRDELRSRLDQQRISQRFLAGPVNFCTLMPMRSIPFKVVCLLGMNDGVYPRTLAPLGFDLMQQQMRKGDRSRRDDDRYLFLEALISAQQQLYISYIGRAIQDNTERYPSVLVTELVDYLGQSFCLPGDEACEPDVSEQRVREHLQTLHSRMPFAPENYLPGRNGQSFAAEWLPAAAGQGEAQPDFVQPLDALPLTTLSLEQLLRFWRHPVRAWFQQRLGVAFWMEESELPDSEPFAPDSLERYQINAQLLNTLVAGEDPAQLYARHRAAGNLPYGAFGELFWQSQTEEMQEVAAEVSGQRQISESWEVNLRLGDVQLTGWLTQVQADGLLRWRPGVLNMNDGLLLWLEHLVYCALGGSGESRMYGRKQSHWRFNALPCDQALSLLQEYVAGYQVGLAQPLMLLNKSGGAWLEASFDAKTRQLLDDEATQKKARSRLLQAWQGGFQLEGEGSDPYLQRLSRVLDDTALQAITEAARRWYLPVRLAHQDDE; from the coding sequence ATGTTCCGGGTTTACCACTCCAATCAGCTTGACCTGTTAAAAGATCTGGCGGTCACGTTGATTAAATCAGAACCCCTTACAGACCCGCTGGCGGCTGAACAGGTTCTGGTACAAAGCCCCGGTATGGCGCAATGGCTACAAATGGAACTGGCGAGCAGCTTTGGTATTGCGGCCAACATTGATTTTCCGCTCCCCGCCAGCTTTATCTGGAACATGTTTGTGCAGGTGCTGCCAGATATTCCGCAGGAAAGCGCCTTCACGAAAGCCAGCATGAGCTGGAAACTGATGCATCGCCTGCCCGCCCTGTTGGAGCAGGAAGCATTTCTGCCGCTGCGTCACTACCTGAACGACGACGATGATAAGCGTAAGCTGTATCAGCTCAGTGCTCGCGTTGCAGACCTGTTTGACCAGTATCTGGTCTACCGATCGGACTGGCTCAATAGCTGGGAGCGCGGCGAGCTGATTGAAGGGTTGGGTGATTCGCAACAGTGGCAGGCAGCATTATGGCGCGACCTGGTCAGCTTCACCGAAAGCCTTGGTCAGCCGCTCTGGCACCGTGCCAATTTATATGCGCGCTTTATCCGGACACTGGAGCAGGCAGACAGCCCGCCGCCAGGCTTGCCGCAGCGCGTATTTATTTGCGGGATTTCGGCACTGCCGCCGGTTTATTTGCAGGCGCTGGAGGCGTTGGGGCGCCACATCGATATTCATCTGCTGTTCACCAATCCCTGTCGTCATTACTGGGGGGACATTCAGGATTACGCATTTCTGGCTAAGCTCCAGAGCCGTCAGCGCCGCCGACTTCATTCCAATGAACAGCAATCGCTGTTTCGCGATCCTGCGTTGGCCTCGTCGCTGTTTAATGACGCGGGTGAACAACAATTAACGAATCCGCTGCTCGCATCGTGGGGCAAGTTAGGGCGCGATAATCTTTTCCTGCTCAGTCAGATGGACGCGGCTACAAACGATATTGATGCTTTTGTCGACATCCCCACAGATACTTTGCTGCATGCGTTGCAGGCGGATTTACTTGACCTGGAAGATAATGCGGTAATTGGTGTCAACGCCGGGGAACTGGCAAACAGCCAGGGGAAGCGTTTGCTGGATCCGCAGGATCATTCGCTGACCATTCAGGTGTGCCATAGCGCCCAGCGTGAAGTGGAAATTTTGCAGGACCATTTATTGGCGCTGATGGAAGCCGATCCAAACCTGAAGCCGCGCGATATCATCGTGATGGTGGCAGATATCGACAGCTACGCTCCCTTTATCCAGGCGGTGTTCGCCAGCGCACCATCATCGCGTTATTTGCCGTTCGCCATCTCTGACCGCCGTGCCAGCCAGGCACATCCGGCGATCCTGGCGTTGCTGAGTTTACTCGCACTGCCGGAGAGTCGCTTCGCTTCGGAAGAAGTGCTGGCGCTGTTGGAGGTTCCGGCACTGGCGCAGCGCTTCTCGGTGGATGAAAGCGGATTACGCCTGCTGCGCCGTTGGGTGATGGAATCCGGGATTCGTTGGGGGCTGGATGATGCCAGCGTGGAAGCACTGGCACTCCCGGTCACCGGGCAGCACACCTGGCGTTTTGGTTTGCAGCGTATGCTACTGGGCTATGCGCTGGAAAGTCGCAACGGCGACTGGCAAGGCATCCTGCCTTATGACGAATCCACCGGATTAATTGCCGAACTGGCGGGGCATCTGGCGGAGTTGCTGGCAAAACTCGATGACTGGCGTACGCGACTGGCGCAGGAGCGTACCCTTAATGACTGGTTGCCGCTATGCCGTGAAATGATCGAGAGTTTCTTCAGCGGTGATAGTGAAAGCGAAGTGGCGCTAATGCTGGTGGAAACCCAGTGGAAACAGATCATTGAGCAGGGCATGCAGGCCTCTTATCAACAGGCGATTCCTGTGACGTTACTGCGCGATGAGTTACGTTCACGGCTCGATCAGCAACGCATCAGTCAACGTTTCCTTGCAGGCCCGGTTAATTTCTGTACGCTGATGCCGATGCGTTCGATCCCGTTTAAGGTGGTGTGTTTGTTAGGGATGAACGATGGTGTTTACCCCCGCACTCTGGCACCGCTTGGCTTTGATCTGATGCAACAGCAGATGCGCAAAGGCGATCGTAGCCGCCGTGATGATGACCGCTATCTGTTCCTTGAAGCGTTAATTTCCGCGCAGCAGCAGCTGTATATCAGCTACATCGGCCGTGCCATTCAGGATAATACCGAGCGCTATCCCTCGGTATTGGTCACGGAGTTGGTTGACTATCTCGGTCAGAGCTTCTGTCTGCCGGGGGATGAAGCCTGTGAACCGGATGTCAGCGAGCAGCGCGTGCGCGAACATTTGCAGACGCTGCACAGCCGTATGCCATTTGCCCCTGAAAACTATTTGCCGGGGCGTAATGGGCAAAGTTTTGCCGCTGAGTGGTTACCTGCCGCTGCAGGGCAGGGTGAGGCGCAGCCTGATTTTGTCCAGCCATTGGATGCGCTGCCACTCACCACATTGTCGCTGGAGCAACTTTTGCGTTTCTGGCGTCATCCGGTACGTGCCTGGTTTCAGCAACGGCTGGGGGTGGCTTTCTGGATGGAGGAGAGTGAGTTGCCTGACAGCGAACCTTTCGCCCCTGACAGCCTCGAACGTTATCAGATCAACGCGCAGTTGCTGAATACCCTGGTTGCCGGAGAGGATCCTGCACAGTTATATGCCCGTCATCGCGCGGCGGGTAACCTGCCTTATGGCGCTTTTGGGGAACTTTTCTGGCAAAGCCAGACCGAAGAGATGCAGGAAGTGGCCGCTGAGGTCAGTGGACAACGTCAGATATCGGAAAGCTGGGAAGTGAATCTACGGCTTGGTGATGTGCAGTTGACCGGCTGGCTTACGCAGGTGCAAGCTGATGGACTGCTGCGCTGGCGTCCCGGCGTACTCAATATGAATGATGGCTTACTGTTGTGGCTGGAGCATCTGGTGTATTGCGCGCTGGGAGGCAGTGGCGAAAGCCGGATGTATGGGCGTAAACAGAGCCACTGGCGTTTTAACGCACTTCCTTGTGACCAGGCGCTGAGTTTGTTGCAGGAGTATGTGGCCGGGTATCAGGTAGGATTAGCACAGCCACTGATGCTGTTGAATAAATCCGGCGGAGCCTGGCTGGAAGCGAGTTTTGATGCCAAAACCCGCCAGTTACTGGATGACGAGGCGACGCAGAAAAAAGCGCGCAGTCGGCTGTTACAGGCCTGGCAGGGTGGTTTCCAACTGGAAGGTGAGGGCAGTGATCCTTACCTCCAGCGTCTGAGCCGTGTGCTTGATGACACGGCATTACAGGCAATCACTGAGGCGGCACGACGCTGGTATTTGCCAGTACGTCTGGCGCATCAGGATGATGAATAG
- the rppH gene encoding RNA pyrophosphohydrolase produces the protein MIDDDGYRPNVGIVICNRQGQVLWARRFGQHSWQFPQGGINPGETAEQAMYRELFEEVGLHRKDVRILASTRNWLRYKLPKRLVRWDTKPVCIGQKQKWFLLQLMCSDADINVQHSSTPEFDGWRWVSFWYPVRQVVSFKRDVYRRVMKEFAGVVMSMQESAGQQRNAAAHRRKRG, from the coding sequence GTGATCGATGATGATGGCTACCGCCCGAATGTTGGTATCGTAATCTGTAACAGGCAGGGACAAGTGTTATGGGCTAGGCGCTTTGGACAGCACTCCTGGCAATTTCCTCAGGGAGGCATCAATCCCGGTGAAACCGCAGAACAGGCGATGTATCGCGAACTGTTTGAAGAAGTGGGTTTGCACCGTAAAGATGTTCGAATACTTGCTTCAACCCGTAACTGGTTACGTTACAAATTGCCAAAACGTTTGGTGCGTTGGGACACAAAGCCGGTATGTATCGGCCAGAAACAAAAGTGGTTTCTTCTGCAGTTGATGTGTAGTGACGCGGATATCAATGTGCAACACAGCAGCACGCCAGAGTTCGACGGCTGGCGCTGGGTCAGCTTCTGGTATCCGGTGCGTCAGGTTGTCTCCTTCAAACGTGATGTCTACCGTCGCGTAATGAAGGAATTCGCTGGCGTGGTGATGTCTATGCAGGAGAGTGCGGGGCAGCAGCGCAATGCCGCAGCCCATCGACGTAAAAGAGGATAG
- the ptsP gene encoding phosphoenolpyruvate--protein phosphotransferase, whose translation MLTQLREIVEKVASAPRLNEALDLLVNEICLAMETEVCSVYLADHDRRCYYLMATRGLKKPRGRTVTLAFDEGIVGLVGRLAEPINLADAQSHPSFKYIPSVKEERYRSFLGVPIISRRQLLGVLVVQQREHRQFDESEESFLVTLATQMAALLSQSQLGQLFGQFRQSRVKAIAAAPGVAVAPGWVDETQPLLDQVSAASTLDVQRERDRLAVAMSEAANEFRRFSKRFTASVQKESAAIFDLYSHLLTDARLKKDLFAEIERGSVAEWAVKTVIEKFAAQFASLQDQYLRERAGDLRVLGQRLLFHLDDTLVGTNAWPERFVLVADELTATTLAELPHERLAGVVVRDGAANSHAAILTRAMGIPTVMGADILPAQLNKRLLIVDGYRGELLIDPEPVLVQEYQRLISEENALSKMAEDVVEQPGELKSGERVQVMLNAGLSPEHEQALDSWVDGIGLYRTEIPFMLQNGFPSEEEQVAQYQGMLQLFHNKPVTLRTLDIGADKQLPYMPISEENPSLGWRGIRLTLDQPEIFLVQVRAMLRANAASGNLSILLPMISHIDEIEEARRLIDRAGREVEEMLGYVIPKPRIGVMIEVPSMLFLIPHLADRIDFVSVGTNDLTQYLLAVDRNNTRVANLYDPLHPAMLRALQLIAQEAHKAKLELCLCGEMAGDPMCVALLVGLGYYHLSMNGKNIPRVKYLLRHLDKEDAQKLSELGVAANTVSEVRHQVSAFMERRGLGGLIRGGR comes from the coding sequence ATGCTCACTCAGTTGCGCGAAATAGTTGAAAAAGTGGCGAGTGCGCCGCGTCTGAATGAAGCACTCGACCTGCTGGTAAACGAGATTTGCCTTGCGATGGAGACCGAGGTTTGCTCGGTCTATCTTGCCGATCACGATCGGCGTTGCTACTACCTGATGGCGACGCGCGGGCTGAAAAAACCGCGTGGCCGCACGGTCACGCTGGCGTTTGACGAAGGTATTGTCGGGTTGGTTGGTCGTCTCGCCGAGCCGATTAACCTCGCCGATGCGCAGAGCCATCCCAGCTTCAAATACATCCCCTCAGTGAAAGAGGAGCGTTACCGCTCCTTCCTCGGCGTGCCTATTATCAGCCGCCGCCAGCTGCTGGGTGTGCTGGTGGTGCAGCAGCGTGAACATCGTCAGTTTGACGAAAGCGAAGAATCCTTTCTGGTTACGCTGGCAACGCAAATGGCGGCTTTGCTGTCGCAGTCGCAGCTTGGCCAGCTGTTCGGCCAATTTCGCCAGTCACGGGTAAAAGCCATTGCCGCAGCGCCCGGTGTGGCGGTGGCGCCGGGTTGGGTGGATGAAACCCAACCGTTGCTCGATCAGGTTTCCGCCGCTTCTACGCTGGATGTGCAGCGCGAACGCGATCGTCTGGCGGTCGCCATGAGCGAGGCCGCCAATGAATTTCGTCGCTTCAGTAAACGTTTTACCGCCAGCGTGCAGAAAGAGAGTGCGGCGATCTTCGATCTCTATTCGCACCTGCTGACGGATGCCCGACTGAAAAAAGATCTGTTCGCCGAGATCGAACGAGGATCGGTGGCCGAATGGGCAGTCAAAACGGTGATCGAGAAGTTTGCCGCGCAATTTGCCAGCTTGCAGGATCAATATCTGCGCGAGCGCGCCGGGGATTTGCGGGTATTGGGTCAGCGCCTGTTATTCCACCTCGATGATACCCTGGTCGGCACCAATGCCTGGCCAGAACGTTTTGTTCTGGTGGCCGATGAATTGACCGCGACCACCCTGGCCGAGTTGCCTCATGAACGCCTGGCAGGTGTGGTGGTGCGTGACGGCGCTGCGAACTCCCATGCGGCGATCCTGACGCGAGCAATGGGTATCCCGACGGTGATGGGGGCAGATATCCTGCCAGCCCAGCTCAACAAACGCTTACTGATCGTTGACGGTTATCGCGGCGAGTTGTTGATCGATCCTGAACCGGTGCTGGTGCAGGAGTACCAAAGGCTAATCAGCGAAGAAAATGCGCTGAGTAAAATGGCCGAAGATGTGGTGGAGCAGCCGGGCGAACTGAAAAGCGGCGAACGGGTGCAGGTCATGCTGAACGCCGGTCTTAGCCCGGAACATGAACAGGCGCTCGACAGTTGGGTTGATGGGATTGGCCTGTATCGCACCGAAATTCCCTTTATGTTGCAAAACGGCTTCCCGTCAGAAGAGGAGCAGGTGGCGCAATATCAGGGCATGTTGCAGCTGTTCCACAACAAACCGGTGACGTTACGTACCCTGGATATCGGCGCAGATAAGCAGCTGCCGTATATGCCAATCAGCGAAGAGAACCCCAGCCTGGGCTGGCGTGGTATCCGTTTAACACTTGATCAGCCAGAAATTTTTCTGGTGCAGGTCCGCGCCATGCTGCGCGCCAATGCGGCGTCTGGCAATCTCAGCATTCTGTTGCCGATGATCAGCCATATCGACGAGATCGAAGAAGCACGTCGCCTGATCGACCGCGCCGGACGGGAAGTGGAAGAGATGCTGGGCTACGTGATTCCTAAGCCGCGCATTGGTGTGATGATCGAAGTGCCGTCGATGCTATTTCTGATCCCGCATCTGGCGGATCGTATCGATTTTGTCTCTGTCGGTACTAACGATCTTACCCAGTATCTGCTGGCGGTGGATCGTAACAATACCCGTGTCGCCAACCTCTACGATCCGCTGCATCCGGCGATGCTGCGTGCGTTGCAATTGATTGCTCAGGAAGCCCACAAGGCCAAGCTTGAGCTCTGTCTGTGTGGTGAAATGGCCGGCGATCCGATGTGTGTTGCGCTGCTGGTGGGGCTGGGTTATTACCACCTCAGCATGAACGGAAAAAACATTCCGCGCGTCAAATACCTGCTGCGCCACCTCGATAAAGAGGACGCACAGAAGCTCAGCGAGCTGGGCGTGGCGGCAAATACGGTGTCGGAGGTGCGTCATCAGGTTTCGGCGTTTATGGAACGGCGCGGTCTGGGCGGATTGATCCGTGGTGGTCGTTAA